A genomic segment from Streptosporangium roseum DSM 43021 encodes:
- a CDS encoding NADP-dependent oxidoreductase, whose amino-acid sequence MRAVVVRSFGGPEVLEIEEVPVPGTGAGQVRIRVEAAGVNPVDVAVRTGLLVEAGLAERREVHGVGWDVAGVVEEIGAGVTGFAPGDRVIGLADRLDLPLGAYAEQIVLDAGAVAPAPARATPEQAATLPLNGLTADQALDLAGLTTGQTLLVTGAAGGVGGYAVELAVTRGLRVVAVAGAGDEELVRSLGAEFFVPRDAELGSAVRELVPGGTHGAIDAAAVGTATLTAVRNGGSLVAVLGGAAPVPLRGTRVANVWIRADGARLAELARLADEGRLTLRVAGALPLAEAAAAHERLAAGGLRGRLVLLP is encoded by the coding sequence ATGCGCGCAGTGGTGGTCCGTTCGTTCGGCGGACCCGAGGTCCTGGAGATCGAGGAGGTGCCGGTCCCCGGGACGGGCGCCGGTCAGGTGCGGATAAGGGTGGAGGCGGCGGGCGTCAACCCCGTCGACGTGGCGGTCCGGACCGGACTGCTCGTCGAGGCCGGCCTGGCGGAGCGGCGCGAGGTCCACGGGGTCGGCTGGGACGTGGCCGGGGTGGTCGAGGAGATCGGCGCCGGGGTCACCGGGTTCGCCCCGGGCGACCGGGTGATCGGCCTGGCCGACCGGCTCGACCTCCCCCTCGGCGCCTACGCCGAGCAGATCGTGCTGGACGCCGGCGCGGTGGCCCCCGCGCCCGCCCGCGCCACCCCGGAGCAGGCGGCCACGCTTCCACTCAACGGCCTCACCGCCGACCAGGCCCTGGACCTCGCCGGCCTGACCACGGGCCAGACCCTGCTGGTGACCGGGGCGGCGGGCGGGGTGGGCGGCTACGCCGTCGAGCTGGCCGTGACACGCGGGCTCCGGGTGGTCGCCGTGGCGGGTGCCGGGGACGAGGAGCTCGTCCGGAGCCTCGGCGCGGAGTTCTTCGTACCCCGCGACGCCGAGCTGGGCTCCGCCGTACGGGAGCTGGTGCCGGGTGGGACGCACGGCGCGATCGACGCCGCCGCGGTCGGCACGGCCACGCTCACCGCGGTGCGCAACGGCGGCTCCCTCGTGGCCGTGCTCGGCGGCGCGGCGCCCGTCCCGCTGCGCGGCACCCGGGTGGCCAACGTCTGGATCCGCGCCGACGGGGCCCGGCTGGCCGAGCTCGCCCGGCTGGCGGACGAGGGCCGGCTGACCCTCAGGGTGGCCGGCGCCCTCCCGCTCGCCGAGGCCGCGGCCGCCCACGAGCGCCTCGCCGCGGGCGGCCTCCGCGGGCGCCTCGTCCTGCTCCCCTGA
- a CDS encoding phosphodiesterase, producing MSDIHIGGSPRSVERARAVMRHLEELPGPLDAVIVTGDIADHGTAEEYGTARELLTSRYPTVLCPGNHDVRPAFREVLLGQDGDGPVNQVLRLDGLTVALCDSSIPGRPEGVLEDETIAWLEAVLAESPATPVIVGMHHPAVALGIPYVDTIGLREPERLEGVLRRHPQVVAVLAGHAHTPASTTFAGLPLIVAPGVVSTALLPQEYASPDPRDFDLPPQIAMHVFDDGRLTTHMRLVR from the coding sequence GTGAGTGACATTCATATCGGCGGCTCCCCCCGCAGCGTCGAGCGGGCGCGGGCCGTCATGCGACACCTGGAGGAGCTGCCGGGCCCGCTGGACGCCGTCATCGTGACCGGCGACATCGCCGACCACGGCACGGCCGAGGAGTACGGAACCGCACGCGAGCTGCTGACCTCGCGTTACCCGACGGTGCTCTGCCCGGGCAACCACGACGTCCGCCCGGCCTTCCGCGAGGTCCTTCTCGGCCAGGACGGCGACGGCCCGGTCAACCAGGTCCTGCGGCTCGACGGCCTGACCGTGGCCCTGTGCGACTCCAGCATCCCCGGACGGCCGGAGGGTGTCCTGGAGGACGAGACGATCGCCTGGCTGGAGGCCGTGCTCGCCGAGTCCCCCGCCACCCCGGTCATCGTGGGCATGCACCACCCGGCGGTGGCGCTGGGCATCCCCTACGTGGACACCATCGGGCTCCGGGAGCCGGAGCGGCTGGAGGGGGTCCTGCGGCGGCACCCCCAGGTGGTCGCCGTGCTGGCCGGTCACGCCCACACCCCGGCGAGCACCACCTTCGCCGGCCTGCCCCTGATCGTCGCCCCGGGGGTCGTCTCCACCGCGCTGCTCCCCCAGGAGTACGCCTCGCCGGACCCCCGCGACTTCGACCTCCCGCCCCAGATCGCCATGCACGTCTTCGACGACGGCCGCCTCACCACCCACATGCGCCTGGTCCGCTGA
- a CDS encoding AraC family transcriptional regulator: MDVLAGLLDGPRARGAFLLRSILNPPWSLRIQDRAPLTLVAMMRGQAWVIPDHGDAVRLHPGDVAIMRGPDPYTVADDPATPPQVVIQPGQHCTTPEGEPLAQEMALGVRTWGNSPDGSTMMITGTYQMHGEISRRLLAALPALLVLPEDAWDCPLIPLLGDEIVKDEPGQEAVLDRLLDLLLIAVLRAWFSRPEAEAPAWYRAHSDPVVGRALRMLHNNPAHPWTVAALAAGTGVSRASLARRFTDLVGESPMAFLTGWRLAMAADLLRETDATIGAVARQVGYGSSFALSTAFKRVLGVSPQEHRAM, encoded by the coding sequence ATGGACGTACTCGCGGGTCTCCTGGACGGGCCGAGGGCCCGAGGAGCGTTCCTGCTGCGATCGATCTTGAACCCGCCCTGGTCCCTGCGGATCCAGGACCGGGCGCCGCTCACCCTGGTGGCCATGATGCGGGGCCAGGCGTGGGTGATCCCCGACCACGGTGACGCGGTGCGGCTGCATCCCGGGGACGTCGCGATCATGCGCGGCCCGGATCCGTACACGGTCGCCGACGACCCGGCCACCCCGCCCCAGGTGGTGATCCAGCCCGGGCAGCACTGCACCACCCCGGAGGGTGAGCCCCTGGCCCAGGAGATGGCTCTGGGCGTCCGCACCTGGGGCAACAGCCCGGACGGCTCGACGATGATGATCACCGGCACCTACCAGATGCACGGAGAGATCAGCCGGCGGCTGCTCGCGGCGCTGCCCGCGCTGCTGGTCCTGCCCGAGGACGCCTGGGACTGCCCGCTGATCCCGCTGCTCGGCGACGAGATCGTCAAGGATGAGCCGGGCCAGGAGGCCGTGCTCGACCGGCTGCTCGACCTGCTGCTCATCGCGGTCCTGCGGGCCTGGTTCTCCCGCCCGGAGGCGGAGGCCCCGGCCTGGTACCGCGCCCACAGCGACCCCGTGGTGGGCCGGGCCCTGCGGATGCTCCACAACAACCCGGCCCACCCCTGGACCGTGGCCGCGCTGGCGGCCGGGACCGGAGTCTCCCGCGCGTCGCTGGCGCGTCGCTTCACCGATCTGGTCGGCGAGTCGCCCATGGCGTTCCTCACCGGCTGGCGGCTGGCCATGGCCGCCGACCTGCTCCGCGAGACCGACGCCACCATCGGCGCGGTGGCCCGGCAGGTCGGCTACGGCAGCTCCTTCGCGCTCAGCACCGCCTTCAAACGCGTGCTCGGGGTCAGCCCGCAGGAGCACCGCGCCATGTGA
- a CDS encoding NAD(P)H-binding protein: MTENTRQGTTLVLGGTGKTGRRVVERLAARGLPVRAGSRSGTPPFDWEDRATWAPALWDVESVYVTYYPDLAAPGAAASIGSFAALAAGSGVRRLVLLSGRGEEEARACERTVQESGAEWTILRASWFNQNFSEHYLLEPVLSGVVALPAGNVAEPFVDVEDIADVAVAALTQDGHAGRIYELTGPRLLTFADAAGEIAKAADREVRYVPVSAEEYADALVEHGVPAEEATMLTELFTKVLDGRNAHLTDGVRRVLGREPRDFADYARDAAATGVWNG; the protein is encoded by the coding sequence ATGACAGAGAACACGCGACAGGGAACGACGCTGGTCCTCGGCGGAACGGGCAAGACCGGCCGCCGCGTGGTGGAGCGGCTCGCCGCTCGCGGCCTGCCGGTGCGGGCCGGCTCCCGCTCGGGCACGCCCCCGTTCGACTGGGAGGACCGGGCCACGTGGGCACCCGCGCTGTGGGACGTTGAGTCGGTGTACGTGACGTACTACCCGGACCTGGCCGCCCCCGGTGCCGCCGCCTCGATCGGCTCCTTCGCCGCGCTGGCGGCCGGCAGCGGCGTCCGGCGGCTCGTCCTGCTGTCCGGCCGGGGCGAGGAAGAGGCCCGGGCCTGCGAGCGGACGGTCCAGGAGTCCGGCGCCGAGTGGACGATCCTGCGGGCGAGCTGGTTCAACCAGAACTTCAGCGAGCACTACCTGCTGGAGCCGGTGCTCAGCGGCGTGGTGGCGCTGCCCGCCGGGAACGTGGCGGAGCCGTTCGTCGACGTCGAGGACATCGCGGACGTCGCGGTCGCGGCGCTGACCCAGGACGGGCACGCGGGCCGGATATATGAGCTGACCGGCCCCCGGCTGCTGACCTTCGCCGACGCCGCCGGAGAGATCGCCAAGGCGGCAGACCGGGAGGTACGGTACGTACCGGTCTCCGCCGAAGAGTACGCGGACGCGCTCGTGGAGCACGGCGTACCGGCCGAGGAGGCAACGATGCTGACCGAGCTGTTCACCAAGGTCCTGGACGGCCGCAACGCCCATCTGACCGACGGCGTCCGGCGCGTCCTGGGCAGGGAGCCCCGGGATTTCGCCGACTACGCGCGGGACGCGGCGGCCACCGGCGTCTGGAACGGCTGA
- a CDS encoding DUF1772 domain-containing protein: MFELFRSTALVASTLTTGLIAGLFYAFSCAVMLGLGRTDDRTFVSAMQWINVKILNGWFLIPFMGALALIALAGALHLRGDGRSVLPWIVAALVLYGMTFAITAAVNVPLNNQLAAAGEPDGITDLAAVREAFEATWNRWNLIRALTSTAAFGCLVWALVLHGGITSSGA, translated from the coding sequence ATGTTCGAGTTGTTCCGGAGCACCGCACTGGTCGCGTCCACACTGACCACGGGGCTCATCGCGGGCCTGTTCTACGCGTTCAGCTGCGCGGTCATGCTCGGCCTGGGCCGGACGGACGACCGGACCTTCGTCAGCGCGATGCAGTGGATCAACGTGAAGATCCTCAACGGCTGGTTCCTCATCCCCTTCATGGGCGCGCTGGCGCTGATCGCCCTGGCGGGAGCGCTTCACCTGCGCGGGGACGGCCGCTCCGTGCTGCCCTGGATCGTGGCCGCCCTCGTGCTGTACGGGATGACGTTCGCCATCACCGCCGCCGTCAACGTGCCGCTCAACAACCAGCTCGCCGCGGCCGGAGAGCCCGACGGCATCACCGACCTCGCGGCGGTGCGCGAGGCATTCGAGGCGACGTGGAACCGCTGGAACCTCATCCGCGCGCTGACGTCCACCGCCGCGTTCGGCTGCCTCGTCTGGGCCCTGGTGCTCCACGGCGGCATCACCTCCTCCGGGGCATAG
- the argG gene encoding argininosuccinate synthase, giving the protein MSKVLTSLPTGERVGIAFSGGLDTSVAVAWMRDKGAVPCTYTADIGQYDEPDIASVPGRALAYGAEVARLVDCRAALVEEGLAALTCGAFHIRSAGRTYFNTTPLGRAVTGTLLVRAMIEDDVQIWGDGSTFKGNDIERFYRYGLLANPHLRIYKPWLDADFVSELGGRKEMSEWLLAHDLPYRDSTEKAYSTDANIWGATHEAKTLEHLDTGIETVDPIMGVRFWDPAVEIATEDVTIGFDQGRPVTINGKEFATPVDLVMEANTIGGRHGMGMSDQIENRVIEAKSRGIYEAPGMALLHAAYERLVNAIHNEDTLASYHNEGRRLGRLMYEGRWLDPQALMLRESLQRWVGTAVIGEVTLRLRRGEDYSILDTSGPAFSYHPDKLSMERTEDSAFGPVDRIGQLTMRNLDIADSRAKLEQYASLGMVGTTHPALIGAAQAASTGLIGAMPQGGAEAIASRGTVSDEDAMLDRAAMESGTD; this is encoded by the coding sequence ATGTCCAAGGTTCTCACCTCCCTGCCGACCGGCGAACGCGTCGGCATCGCCTTCTCGGGCGGCCTCGACACCTCGGTCGCCGTCGCGTGGATGCGCGACAAGGGTGCCGTCCCGTGCACCTACACCGCCGACATCGGCCAGTACGACGAGCCCGACATCGCCTCGGTGCCCGGCCGCGCGCTGGCGTACGGTGCCGAGGTCGCGCGCCTGGTCGACTGCCGCGCGGCACTGGTCGAGGAGGGCCTGGCCGCGCTCACCTGCGGCGCGTTCCACATCCGCTCGGCCGGGCGCACCTACTTCAACACCACGCCGCTCGGCCGTGCCGTCACCGGGACCCTGCTGGTCCGGGCGATGATCGAGGACGACGTACAGATCTGGGGCGACGGCTCGACGTTCAAGGGCAACGACATCGAGCGGTTCTACCGGTACGGCCTGCTCGCAAACCCCCACCTGCGCATCTACAAGCCCTGGCTGGACGCGGACTTCGTGTCCGAGCTCGGCGGCCGCAAGGAGATGTCGGAGTGGCTGCTCGCCCACGACCTGCCCTACCGTGACAGCACCGAGAAGGCCTACTCGACCGACGCCAACATCTGGGGCGCCACCCACGAGGCCAAGACCCTGGAGCACCTCGACACCGGTATCGAGACCGTGGACCCGATCATGGGCGTGCGGTTCTGGGACCCCGCGGTCGAGATCGCGACCGAGGACGTGACCATCGGCTTCGACCAGGGCCGCCCGGTGACGATCAACGGCAAGGAGTTCGCCACCCCGGTCGACCTGGTGATGGAGGCGAACACGATCGGCGGACGGCATGGCATGGGCATGTCGGACCAGATCGAGAACCGGGTGATCGAGGCCAAGAGCCGCGGCATCTACGAGGCCCCCGGGATGGCGTTGCTGCACGCGGCGTACGAACGGCTGGTCAACGCGATCCACAACGAGGACACCCTGGCGAGCTACCACAACGAGGGACGGCGGCTCGGCCGGCTGATGTACGAGGGCCGCTGGCTCGACCCGCAGGCGCTGATGCTGCGCGAGTCGCTGCAGCGCTGGGTCGGCACGGCGGTCATCGGCGAGGTGACGCTGCGGCTGCGGCGCGGTGAGGACTACTCGATCCTGGACACCTCCGGCCCGGCCTTCAGCTACCACCCGGACAAGCTGTCGATGGAGCGCACCGAGGACTCGGCGTTCGGTCCGGTGGACCGGATCGGCCAGCTCACCATGCGCAACCTCGACATCGCCGACTCGCGCGCCAAGCTTGAGCAGTACGCCAGCCTCGGCATGGTCGGCACCACCCACCCCGCGCTCATCGGTGCCGCCCAGGCGGCCTCGACCGGACTGATCGGCGCGATGCCGCAGGGCGGCGCCGAGGCCATCGCCTCACGCGGCACGGTCTCCGATGAAGACGCGATGCTCGACCGCGCCGCGATGGAGTCCGGCACCGACTGA
- a CDS encoding DedA family protein, giving the protein MTEWLVELMEALGAPGAGIAIALENLFPPLPSEVILPLAGFAASQGEMDLLGVLLWTTAGSVIGALALYWVGALLGRERTLALAAWIPLLKVSDIAKTEAWFLKHGRKTVFFGRMIPIFRSLISVPAGVERMPLGVFTLLTTAGSLIWNTIFVLAGYALGENWSLVETYVGMGTNAVIATVLLAVLVFAGVRLGERRKGRHALRG; this is encoded by the coding sequence ATGACGGAATGGCTGGTTGAACTGATGGAAGCCCTCGGCGCGCCGGGGGCCGGGATCGCGATCGCGCTGGAGAACCTCTTCCCGCCCCTCCCGAGCGAGGTGATCCTGCCGCTGGCCGGCTTCGCCGCCTCCCAGGGCGAGATGGACCTGCTCGGCGTGCTGCTGTGGACGACCGCCGGTTCGGTGATCGGGGCGCTGGCGCTGTACTGGGTGGGCGCGTTGCTCGGCCGTGAGCGCACGCTGGCCCTGGCCGCCTGGATCCCGCTGCTGAAGGTCTCCGACATCGCCAAGACCGAAGCGTGGTTCCTCAAGCACGGGCGCAAGACGGTGTTCTTCGGCCGGATGATCCCGATCTTCCGTAGCTTGATCTCCGTTCCCGCCGGGGTGGAGCGCATGCCCCTGGGGGTCTTCACGCTGCTGACCACGGCCGGCAGCCTCATCTGGAACACGATCTTCGTGTTGGCCGGCTACGCCCTGGGTGAGAACTGGTCGCTGGTGGAGACCTACGTCGGCATGGGCACCAACGCGGTCATCGCCACCGTGCTGCTGGCTGTGCTGGTCTTCGCGGGCGTGCGGCTGGGTGAACGGCGCAAGGGGCGGCATGCGCTTCGCGGTTGA
- the dnaB gene encoding replicative DNA helicase produces MSIAEPPVFEPGFERTPPNNIEAEQSVLGGMLLSKDAIADVVEILRSDDFYRPAHQIIYDIITDLYGRGDPADAVTIFDELQKRGEVARVGGGAYLHTLTAVVPTAANAGYYARIVREQAILRRLIEAGTRIVSFGYGGQDEEVDDLVDRAQAEIYKVTERRTSEDYVPLADIMPGALDELEAIGGRGGQMVGVPTGFQDLDSLTNGLHPGQMIVVAARPAIGKSTLGLDFARSAAIKHGMTTVVFSLEMSRNEITMRLLSAEARVALHNMRSGTMTDDDWAKLARRMGEVAEAPLFIDDSPNMSMMEIRAKCRRLKQRNDLRFVIIDYLQLMSSPKKTESRQNEVSEISRAIKLLAKELEVPVIAISQLNRGPEQRTDKRPMVSDLRESGSIEQDADMVILLHREDAYERESPRAGEADLIVAKHRNGPTATVTVAFQGHYSRFVDMAPH; encoded by the coding sequence GTGAGCATCGCGGAGCCACCGGTCTTCGAGCCGGGATTCGAGCGCACCCCACCGAACAACATCGAGGCGGAGCAGTCCGTCCTCGGTGGCATGCTGCTGTCCAAGGACGCCATCGCCGACGTCGTCGAGATCCTGCGCTCCGACGACTTCTACCGTCCGGCCCACCAGATCATCTACGACATCATCACCGACCTCTACGGCCGGGGCGACCCCGCCGACGCCGTCACCATCTTCGACGAGCTGCAGAAGCGCGGCGAGGTCGCCCGGGTCGGCGGCGGCGCTTACCTCCACACCCTGACCGCCGTCGTGCCCACCGCGGCCAACGCCGGCTACTACGCGCGGATCGTCCGCGAGCAGGCCATCCTCCGCCGGCTGATCGAGGCCGGCACCCGCATCGTCTCCTTCGGGTACGGCGGGCAGGACGAGGAGGTCGACGACCTCGTCGACCGCGCCCAGGCCGAGATCTACAAGGTCACCGAGCGCCGCACCTCCGAGGACTACGTCCCCCTGGCCGACATCATGCCCGGCGCCCTCGACGAGCTGGAGGCCATCGGCGGCCGGGGCGGCCAGATGGTCGGCGTCCCCACGGGCTTCCAGGACCTCGACTCCCTCACCAACGGCCTCCACCCCGGCCAGATGATCGTCGTAGCCGCCCGCCCGGCCATCGGCAAGTCGACTTTGGGGCTGGATTTCGCCAGATCTGCCGCTATCAAGCACGGTATGACCACTGTCGTGTTCTCGCTGGAAATGTCGCGTAATGAGATCACGATGCGTCTGCTGTCCGCCGAGGCTCGGGTGGCGCTGCACAACATGCGTTCGGGCACCATGACCGACGACGACTGGGCCAAGCTGGCCCGGCGGATGGGCGAGGTGGCCGAGGCGCCGCTGTTCATCGACGACTCGCCCAACATGTCGATGATGGAGATCCGGGCCAAGTGCCGCCGTCTCAAGCAGCGCAACGACCTGCGCTTCGTCATCATCGACTACCTGCAGCTCATGTCCTCGCCGAAGAAGACCGAGAGCCGCCAGAACGAGGTCTCCGAGATCTCCCGGGCCATCAAGCTCCTCGCCAAGGAGCTGGAGGTCCCGGTCATCGCGATCTCCCAGCTCAACCGTGGTCCCGAGCAGCGGACCGACAAGCGCCCCATGGTCAGCGACCTCCGCGAATCGGGCAGCATCGAGCAGGACGCCGACATGGTCATCCTGCTCCACAGGGAAGACGCGTACGAGCGTGAGTCGCCCCGTGCGGGCGAGGCCGACCTGATCGTGGCCAAGCACCGTAACGGCCCCACCGCCACGGTCACAGTGGCCTTCCAGGGCCACTACAGCCGCTTCGTCGACATGGCTCCCCACTAG
- a CDS encoding MATE family efflux transporter, whose product MPLTPRAGREHDRQILRLAVPAFGALVAEPLFLLTDSVIVSHLPAPALGALGVASTVLSVLVGLCVFLAYGTTAAVARQIGAGNTRRAMRQGVDGLWLAAGVGLAIIAVVWPLAPSLVHLIGAEGELARQAVTYLRISLLGVPAMLLVLAGTGVLRGMQDTATPLLVSVGSFALNAVLNLVFVLGMGWGVAGSAWGTVLAQSLAAAVYLVLVFGRHRAPLRPDLAGIRAAGSAGVALVIRTACMQVVMTIAATVATRMGDDQIEAHTVAVRIWTLLAFALDAIAIAGQAITGRTLGAGDVAGTRTATWRMVMWGIGSGVVLGLAVVVARPFVPGLFDAGPAMAGELLDLMWVIAALQPIAGVVFVLDGVLIGAGDQRYLAWASMWTTLAYLPAALLVVLAGGGLTALWLALGVWMTARLVTLGTRAYGRAWLVIGA is encoded by the coding sequence GTGCCTCTTACCCCCAGAGCCGGCCGCGAACATGACAGGCAGATCCTCCGGCTGGCCGTACCGGCCTTCGGAGCACTGGTCGCCGAGCCGCTGTTCCTGCTGACGGACTCCGTCATCGTCAGCCACCTGCCCGCCCCCGCGCTCGGCGCGCTGGGGGTGGCGAGCACCGTGCTGAGTGTCCTGGTGGGATTGTGCGTGTTCCTGGCCTACGGCACGACGGCGGCGGTGGCCCGGCAGATCGGCGCGGGCAACACCCGGCGGGCGATGCGGCAGGGGGTGGACGGCCTCTGGCTGGCCGCCGGGGTCGGCCTGGCGATCATCGCGGTGGTGTGGCCGCTCGCGCCCTCGCTCGTCCACCTGATCGGCGCCGAGGGCGAGCTCGCCCGGCAGGCGGTGACCTACCTGCGGATCAGCCTGCTGGGCGTCCCGGCCATGCTGCTCGTCCTGGCCGGGACCGGCGTGCTGCGCGGCATGCAGGACACCGCGACCCCGCTGCTGGTGTCCGTCGGCTCCTTCGCGCTCAACGCGGTGCTCAACCTGGTGTTCGTCCTGGGCATGGGCTGGGGTGTCGCGGGCTCGGCCTGGGGCACGGTGCTGGCCCAGTCGCTCGCCGCCGCGGTCTATCTCGTCCTGGTCTTCGGGCGGCACAGAGCGCCGCTCAGGCCGGATCTGGCGGGCATCAGGGCCGCGGGCTCCGCCGGGGTCGCCCTGGTCATCCGTACGGCGTGCATGCAGGTGGTGATGACCATCGCGGCGACCGTGGCCACCCGCATGGGGGACGACCAGATCGAGGCGCACACGGTCGCCGTCAGGATCTGGACCCTGCTGGCCTTCGCCCTGGACGCGATCGCCATCGCCGGGCAGGCCATCACCGGCCGCACCCTGGGCGCGGGTGACGTCGCCGGGACCCGGACGGCGACCTGGCGGATGGTCATGTGGGGGATCGGCTCGGGCGTGGTGCTGGGGCTCGCCGTGGTCGTGGCCAGGCCGTTCGTGCCCGGTCTGTTCGACGCCGGTCCGGCGATGGCCGGGGAGCTGCTCGACCTGATGTGGGTGATCGCGGCCCTGCAGCCGATCGCCGGGGTGGTCTTCGTCCTGGACGGGGTGCTGATCGGCGCCGGCGACCAGCGCTATCTCGCCTGGGCGAGCATGTGGACGACGCTCGCCTACCTGCCCGCCGCGCTGCTGGTGGTCCTCGCCGGCGGCGGCCTGACCGCGCTCTGGCTGGCGCTGGGGGTGTGGATGACGGCCCGGCTGGTCACTCTGGGAACGCGCGCGTACGGCAGGGCGTGGTTGGTGATCGGTGCGTGA
- a CDS encoding amino acid permease, which produces MPEGTSLSILRRLPPTEVTNRWTGARHGLPKAYGRTDLVVLGVGVMIGAGIFSVAGRQAATMAGPGVILSFMIAGITSLLVAFCFAELSSAMPTSGSAYTFTYVIFGEVWAWLVGWALVMELLLATAVVARAWSLYAAQMLADLGVRLPDLLAKITGQAEGFDLFALFILVVLTAVVALGARVGLRTLWIIVVAKLLAVGAVIVVGAAHFDQRNLSTIPVPAVPAGPADDTLNSPLLGVLFGQTGAFGWFGIFAASAVIAFAYIGFDIVATAAEEAEDAPRSIPKGIIRSLVITTIIYIAVALVMVGMTPYDKMSSKAPLANAFRQAEEGFMAHIINIGAVLGLTTVVLVLLVGLTRVMFAMARDGLFPRSLARINRSYHSPTRVTLLIGGVAILLAEFVPVLTLEPLVVIGTLFVFIAVAAGVIRMRRTMPDLPRGFRVPLSPGVPIASILACLWLLVNLQVITWLYFAAWMALGMLVYLLYGRRNSVLAGVRPAAAPLGAETRGRHRR; this is translated from the coding sequence GTGCCCGAAGGTACATCCTTATCGATCTTACGCCGCCTGCCGCCCACCGAGGTCACGAACCGATGGACCGGCGCGCGCCACGGTCTCCCCAAGGCCTACGGCCGTACGGACCTCGTCGTCCTGGGCGTCGGTGTCATGATCGGTGCGGGCATCTTCAGCGTCGCCGGCCGGCAGGCGGCCACCATGGCCGGCCCCGGCGTGATCCTCTCCTTCATGATCGCCGGTATCACCAGCCTGCTCGTGGCCTTCTGCTTCGCCGAGCTGTCGTCGGCCATGCCGACCTCGGGCAGCGCCTACACCTTCACCTACGTCATCTTCGGTGAGGTGTGGGCCTGGCTCGTCGGCTGGGCGCTGGTGATGGAGCTGCTGCTCGCCACCGCGGTGGTGGCCCGCGCCTGGTCCCTCTACGCCGCCCAGATGCTCGCCGACCTCGGCGTGCGCCTCCCGGACCTCCTGGCGAAGATCACCGGCCAGGCCGAGGGGTTCGACCTGTTCGCGCTGTTCATCCTGGTGGTGCTGACGGCCGTGGTGGCGCTGGGCGCCCGGGTCGGCCTGCGCACCCTGTGGATCATCGTGGTCGCCAAGCTGCTGGCCGTCGGCGCGGTCATCGTGGTCGGCGCCGCCCACTTCGACCAGCGGAACCTCTCCACCATCCCCGTCCCGGCGGTCCCCGCCGGGCCGGCCGACGACACCCTGAACTCCCCGCTGCTCGGCGTCCTGTTCGGCCAGACGGGCGCGTTCGGCTGGTTCGGCATCTTCGCCGCCTCGGCGGTCATCGCCTTCGCCTACATCGGGTTCGACATCGTGGCCACCGCGGCCGAGGAGGCCGAGGACGCCCCCCGGTCGATCCCGAAGGGCATCATCCGCAGCCTGGTGATCACCACGATCATCTACATCGCGGTCGCGCTGGTGATGGTCGGCATGACCCCCTACGACAAGATGAGCTCCAAGGCTCCGCTCGCCAACGCCTTCCGCCAGGCGGAGGAGGGCTTCATGGCGCACATCATCAACATCGGCGCGGTCCTCGGCCTCACCACGGTCGTCCTGGTGCTGCTCGTCGGCCTGACCCGGGTGATGTTCGCCATGGCCCGGGACGGGCTGTTCCCCCGCTCGCTGGCCAGGATCAACCGGAGCTACCACAGCCCGACCAGGGTCACCCTGCTCATCGGCGGGGTGGCGATCCTGCTGGCCGAGTTCGTACCGGTGCTGACGCTCGAACCGCTGGTCGTGATCGGCACCCTGTTCGTCTTCATCGCCGTGGCCGCCGGGGTGATCAGGATGCGGCGGACGATGCCGGACCTGCCCCGCGGCTTCCGGGTCCCGCTCTCCCCCGGCGTGCCGATCGCCTCGATCCTCGCCTGCCTGTGGCTGCTGGTGAACCTGCAGGTCATCACCTGGCTGTACTTCGCCGCCTGGATGGCCCTCGGCATGCTGGTCTACCTGCTGTACGGCAGGCGCAACAGCGTGCTCGCCGGAGTCCGGCCGGCGGCCGCCCCCCTCGGCGCCGAGACCCGCGGCCGGCACCGCCGCTGA